One genomic segment of Candidatus Baltobacteraceae bacterium includes these proteins:
- a CDS encoding diguanylate cyclase: MRSFLRRLDTELPQVIVEALEEAARVTHADVAAIFEVQGEFLQCAFSTDPSLLESRVQINGESEVREHGTSALRAAAGLADALCAMLYAGEREWVLMLGERTSRLDRSVFETDAETLLDVFTQLLRQRAQALEARSLFDHVTGLPDRWATMNRLKETILASKRNGTHAALLFIDLNGFKGVNDSFGHAHGDMVLRTIASTLREALRANEFVGRIGGDEFAVLLPMVRSYEEATSAAKRLADGVRDLGIVHGAGAVSLSVGVAFYPEHAADVEEWLHHADLAMYQAKRQHESHFVFRPGEGPEDWSPLAVEIEESYSREFLLCFQPIFEVESGTVVAAEALLRSLHPQEGVQSAFMTMAAARARRSIEHLDAWVTRRALACANEWRAQGVQRIHVNIGCVNDEIFGNVLRAVDASGCDTSMLALELDWGRFNADIDAYRGFAEAAERCGLYVGLDGFGETALDLPLLEGLPVRFVKPSHALLPSGGAKGKGMDAIVAFARVFGWDVIATRVASADDRAACRSAGVKYMQGFAVAQPMTAIDFNQWIETSPRIALVT; the protein is encoded by the coding sequence ATGCGCTCCTTCCTGCGCCGGCTCGACACCGAGCTTCCCCAGGTCATCGTGGAGGCGCTCGAAGAGGCTGCTCGCGTGACCCACGCCGACGTTGCGGCGATCTTCGAAGTCCAGGGTGAGTTCCTCCAGTGCGCGTTCTCCACCGATCCTTCGCTGTTGGAATCGCGGGTGCAAATCAACGGCGAGAGCGAGGTGCGCGAGCACGGCACGTCGGCGCTGCGCGCCGCCGCCGGCTTGGCCGACGCGCTCTGCGCGATGCTTTACGCGGGCGAACGCGAGTGGGTGTTGATGCTCGGCGAGCGCACGTCGCGGCTTGACCGTTCGGTATTCGAGACCGACGCGGAGACGCTGCTCGACGTTTTCACGCAACTCTTGCGGCAGCGCGCGCAGGCGCTGGAAGCGCGCTCGCTCTTCGACCACGTGACCGGTTTGCCCGATCGCTGGGCGACGATGAATCGTTTGAAAGAAACGATTCTGGCCTCCAAGCGCAACGGCACGCACGCGGCGCTGCTCTTCATCGACCTCAACGGATTCAAAGGCGTCAACGACTCGTTCGGTCACGCGCACGGGGACATGGTCTTGCGTACCATCGCTTCGACGCTGCGCGAGGCGTTGCGCGCCAACGAATTTGTCGGGCGAATCGGCGGCGATGAATTCGCGGTACTTCTGCCGATGGTACGCAGCTATGAGGAGGCGACGTCCGCGGCCAAACGTTTGGCCGACGGCGTGCGCGATTTGGGGATCGTGCATGGTGCGGGCGCCGTGTCGCTCAGCGTCGGTGTTGCGTTCTATCCCGAGCATGCGGCCGACGTCGAGGAATGGCTGCATCACGCGGATCTCGCAATGTATCAAGCCAAGCGGCAGCACGAGTCGCATTTCGTTTTCCGCCCCGGCGAAGGGCCCGAGGATTGGTCGCCGCTGGCGGTGGAGATCGAAGAATCCTACTCACGCGAGTTTCTGCTCTGCTTTCAGCCGATCTTCGAGGTTGAATCGGGCACGGTCGTCGCCGCCGAGGCGCTGCTGCGGTCGTTGCATCCGCAGGAGGGCGTGCAGTCGGCATTCATGACGATGGCGGCCGCGCGCGCGCGCCGCTCGATCGAGCATCTCGACGCCTGGGTAACGCGCCGCGCGCTCGCGTGCGCAAACGAATGGCGTGCGCAAGGCGTGCAGCGCATTCATGTCAACATCGGCTGCGTGAACGACGAGATCTTCGGCAACGTGCTGCGGGCGGTCGACGCGAGCGGTTGCGACACCTCGATGCTCGCGCTCGAGTTGGATTGGGGGCGTTTCAACGCCGATATCGACGCCTACCGCGGGTTTGCCGAGGCGGCCGAGCGCTGCGGTCTGTACGTCGGTTTGGACGGGTTCGGCGAAACCGCGCTCGACCTGCCGCTGCTCGAAGGGCTGCCGGTGCGTTTCGTCAAGCCCTCACACGCGCTGCTCCCGTCGGGCGGCGCGAAGGGAAAAGGCATGGACGCGATCGTTGCCTTTGCGCGCGTCTTCGGCTGGGACGTGATCGCGACGCGCGTCGCATCGGCCGATGACCGCGCGGCCTGCCGTTCAGCCGGCGTGAAGTACATGCAGGGTTTTGCGGTTGCGCAGCCGATGACCGCGATCGACTTCAACCAATGGATCGAAACCAGCCCGCGCATCGCTCTCGTGACCTGA
- a CDS encoding GGDEF and EAL domain-containing protein: MPSELQAVDATALARVTQERDELREALRHAQGVTSFAYYTVDLATDLVTVSEPFAQIWGLPAGTTHVHYDDLLQRVHPEDRDAFDTLRKHAIESGPSLALQCRIVRTNGEVRFIRTFGTIFSNAIGVAERSVGSVFDCTDQIQAQNAVLFLSTHDPLTGLLNRHQLLEVLDHYADQVGTRGALVLFDIDRFAQINEIAGHAVGDQLLRAIAERVRFLEADGHYVARLGSDEFACLLIDPKDRSLVDDGIERLRGSLDAPFEAGHAEFVLRATMGLAEHPHDGTGEGLLQNAVMALHAAKTAARGGLVRYGPALERKMSVRSRLERDLPAAIERSEFAMYYQPLIDASDERVIAAEALLRWQHPELGLLTPDVFLTIAEESDAVVEIGKWAIDRACRDAMLIRDSLGRDVRLNVNVSPRHVQSARLVGHVSSALADSGWKAAALQLEVTEQLLIEDIPSAVATLEQLRSRGISIAIDDFGTGYNTLSYLKSYPVSCIKIDRAFVKDAENDRYSRAICRSVAALADSLHMQVIGEGVETRGQADFLRKIGCHELQGFHFGQPVTAWDFMTTYGTEGVWLT; encoded by the coding sequence ATGCCGTCAGAGCTCCAAGCAGTGGATGCAACCGCACTCGCGCGTGTGACGCAGGAACGTGATGAACTGCGCGAAGCGCTGCGTCACGCGCAGGGCGTCACCAGCTTTGCGTATTACACGGTCGACTTGGCGACCGATTTGGTCACCGTTTCCGAGCCCTTCGCGCAGATCTGGGGCCTTCCGGCGGGCACGACGCACGTACACTACGACGATCTTTTGCAGCGCGTACACCCGGAGGATCGCGACGCATTCGATACGCTGCGCAAGCACGCGATCGAATCGGGTCCCTCGCTCGCGCTGCAATGCCGCATCGTGCGCACCAACGGCGAGGTCCGGTTCATCCGAACCTTCGGAACGATCTTCAGCAACGCGATCGGCGTTGCGGAACGCAGCGTCGGAAGCGTCTTCGATTGCACCGATCAGATCCAAGCGCAGAATGCGGTGCTCTTTCTTTCCACTCACGATCCGCTCACCGGTCTGTTGAACCGGCATCAGCTGCTCGAGGTGCTCGATCACTATGCGGATCAAGTCGGCACGCGCGGCGCGCTCGTGCTCTTCGACATCGACCGGTTCGCGCAAATCAACGAGATCGCCGGGCACGCGGTCGGCGATCAGCTTTTGCGCGCGATCGCCGAGCGCGTACGCTTCTTGGAGGCCGACGGGCACTACGTGGCGCGTCTGGGCTCAGACGAATTCGCGTGCTTGCTGATCGATCCGAAGGATCGCAGCCTCGTCGACGACGGAATCGAACGCCTGCGTGGTTCGCTCGACGCGCCGTTCGAAGCTGGGCACGCAGAATTCGTGCTGCGCGCGACGATGGGTTTGGCCGAGCATCCGCACGACGGAACCGGCGAAGGCTTGCTGCAAAACGCCGTCATGGCGCTGCATGCGGCCAAGACCGCCGCGCGCGGCGGCTTGGTGCGCTACGGCCCCGCGCTCGAACGAAAGATGAGCGTGCGCAGCCGGCTCGAGCGCGACCTTCCGGCGGCAATCGAGCGCAGCGAGTTCGCGATGTACTACCAACCGCTGATCGACGCATCGGACGAGCGCGTCATCGCGGCGGAGGCGCTCTTGCGCTGGCAGCATCCCGAACTGGGTCTGCTCACGCCCGACGTCTTTCTCACGATCGCCGAAGAGAGCGACGCCGTCGTCGAGATCGGAAAGTGGGCGATCGATCGCGCCTGCCGCGATGCGATGCTGATTCGCGACTCGCTCGGGCGCGACGTGCGGTTGAACGTGAACGTCTCGCCGCGTCACGTGCAATCCGCGCGCCTGGTCGGCCACGTTTCCAGCGCGTTGGCCGATTCGGGCTGGAAAGCGGCCGCGCTGCAACTCGAAGTGACCGAGCAGCTGTTGATCGAGGACATCCCGAGCGCGGTCGCGACGCTCGAGCAGTTGCGGTCGCGCGGCATCTCGATCGCGATCGACGACTTCGGCACCGGATACAACACGCTCTCGTATCTGAAATCGTACCCGGTGAGCTGTATCAAGATCGATCGCGCGTTCGTCAAAGATGCGGAGAACGACCGATACAGCCGCGCGATTTGCCGTTCGGTGGCGGCACTGGCCGATTCGCTGCACATGCAGGTGATCGGCGAGGGGGTCGAGACTCGCGGCCAAGCCGATTTCCTGCGTAAGATCGGCTGCCACGAGCTGCAGGGCTTTCACTTCGGTCAGCCGGTCACGGCATGGGACTTTATGACCACCTACGGTACGGAGGGCGTTTGGTTGACGTAG
- the ggt gene encoding gamma-glutamyltransferase, whose amino-acid sequence MHALLFSALLAVVSAPHAMVVTEQHLASQAGLAVLERGGNAVDAAVAVGYALAVVDPCCGNLGGGGFMLIRMHDGRERFIDFREKAPLRATRDMYLDAHGNVVPERSRKGWLAIGVPGTVMGLDRALAQFGTRSRAAVMAAAIRLARDGYVLQPGDMVPFRGSAGEGYSGWSAGGAKPHPGERVVQPDLARTLELIAADGDEAFYRGPIARAIVAAGNRHGGILSMRDFADYTVDESAPIHCAYHDLEIISAPPPSSGGVTLCEILNVIAPYPFAQWGWHSVRETHYLIEAERRAYADRNAYLGDPTFVHDPVAQLLDPAYAAHLRAQIDPVRATPSSRVHPGLKISVHENGETTHYSIVDRWGNAVAVTYTLNDWFGSGVMAAGTGFLLNDEMDDFTSKPGVPNMYGLVQGETNDIQPGKRPLSSMTPTIVLRGGRLAMVTGSPGGSRIITIVLETLLNVFDFGMNAQAAVDAPRVHMQWLPDRIDYEPGALTAATMRALRTEGYRFKEIPFWGSAQAIVADPRTGMLYGGTDRRHPAGAALGY is encoded by the coding sequence ATGCACGCCCTGCTCTTCAGCGCGCTCCTCGCGGTCGTTTCCGCCCCGCATGCCATGGTCGTGACCGAACAACATCTCGCTTCGCAAGCCGGACTCGCCGTGCTCGAACGCGGCGGCAACGCCGTCGACGCCGCGGTCGCGGTCGGCTACGCGCTCGCCGTCGTGGATCCGTGCTGCGGTAATCTCGGCGGCGGCGGCTTCATGCTCATTCGGATGCACGACGGTCGCGAGCGATTCATCGATTTCCGGGAGAAGGCGCCGCTGCGCGCGACCCGCGACATGTATTTGGACGCGCACGGCAACGTGGTGCCGGAGCGTTCGCGCAAGGGATGGCTCGCGATCGGCGTTCCCGGGACCGTGATGGGACTCGATCGGGCGCTCGCGCAATTCGGCACGCGCTCGCGCGCAGCGGTCATGGCGGCGGCGATTCGATTGGCGCGCGACGGCTACGTGCTGCAGCCGGGCGACATGGTTCCGTTTCGCGGTTCGGCCGGCGAAGGCTATAGCGGCTGGAGCGCCGGCGGCGCGAAGCCGCACCCCGGCGAGCGGGTCGTGCAGCCCGATCTCGCCCGCACGTTGGAGCTGATCGCGGCGGACGGCGATGAGGCGTTCTATCGCGGGCCGATCGCGCGTGCGATCGTTGCCGCCGGCAATCGCCACGGTGGAATTCTCTCGATGCGCGATTTCGCCGACTACACGGTCGATGAATCGGCCCCGATCCACTGCGCGTATCACGACCTCGAGATCATCTCGGCTCCGCCGCCCAGCTCCGGCGGCGTTACGCTCTGCGAGATCTTGAACGTCATCGCGCCCTACCCATTTGCGCAGTGGGGTTGGCATAGCGTGCGTGAGACGCACTACCTGATCGAAGCCGAACGGCGCGCATACGCCGACCGCAACGCATATCTCGGCGATCCCACCTTCGTGCATGATCCGGTGGCGCAATTGCTCGATCCCGCGTATGCGGCGCATTTGCGCGCGCAGATCGACCCGGTTCGCGCGACGCCGTCGAGCCGGGTGCATCCCGGGCTGAAGATCAGCGTGCACGAAAACGGAGAAACCACGCACTACTCGATCGTCGATCGCTGGGGTAACGCGGTCGCGGTGACCTATACGCTCAACGACTGGTTCGGCTCGGGCGTCATGGCGGCAGGCACGGGCTTTCTTCTCAACGACGAAATGGACGATTTTACGTCGAAACCCGGCGTGCCGAACATGTACGGGCTCGTCCAAGGCGAGACGAACGACATCCAGCCCGGAAAACGCCCGCTCTCGTCGATGACGCCGACCATTGTCTTGCGCGGCGGCCGGCTGGCGATGGTGACCGGCAGCCCCGGCGGTTCGCGCATCATCACGATCGTGCTCGAAACGCTGCTCAACGTCTTCGATTTCGGCATGAACGCGCAAGCCGCGGTCGACGCACCGCGTGTCCACATGCAGTGGCTGCCCGATCGCATCGACTACGAGCCCGGCGCGCTAACCGCTGCGACGATGCGCGCGCTGCGCACCGAGGGCTACCGGTTCAAGGAGATCCCGTTCTGGGGTTCGGCGCAGGCGATCGTCGCCGATCCGCGCACCGGCATGCTGTACGGCGGCACCGATCGGCGTCATCCCGCCGGCGCCGCGCTGGGCTATTAG